The genomic stretch CCTGGGTAGAAACCACAACACCTGGAGAAAGCTGTCATGAACAAGCCTCAGCATTGCTAGTACTGGGATTGAAAGTCCTCTTAGTCACCTGTTGCTGTATGAGTTCTGAATACCCATTACAGACAAAACAATAGTGAGGTAGAAATCATCTGTGGCTTAGGCTAGGGTTTTCTGTATCACCAAGGCAGCAAGGCAAATTGTTTGGACTAATGGTTGCCCTAATCCAAGAAGGGAAGGTATGAAGGTTGATCTAGGGCAGGCTAAGCTAACCCAGCATGAGGggaggaagacagaaagagCCTGACAAAGTGGACAAAGTTTTCCTTGgcttcagagctgctttgtgAGGACCAGCCTCAGCGTTAACCACAGCTGCCTTGAATGGTAAATGGAAATCCGGTAGACATAAATCCCTAGTAGTGGGAAGGGGAgattaaaagcagcatttcttggTGCACAACAGCCAGGAGATCTGGTTGCCCTTGGATTtcactccttttctttcttggcaGGGTAAGTCCGTAAGAGGAGTCAGTAAAAGATCCTGAAAAAGGACCTAGCCCGGCAGGAGAAAACATAGTTGAGGAGCCGCTCGTCAGTTGCACTCATGTTTGCGTAAACaggtttctttgtttcttttccttagaTGAAAGCCAGAATCGCAGACAGTGCGGATGCAAAGACCTCCAGGCTTCTGTGGGTTGGCTTAGCTCTGATGTCAACACAAGGGGGAGCGTTGGCGTGGCTTACGTGGTGGGTCTATTCGTGGGACATCATGGAGCCAGTCACATATTTCATCACTTACGGGAGTGCCATGgctttctatgcctactttgTTCTTACTAAACGGGTAAGTCCCCATTTTGTAAATGTCTGGAGTGTtgtaaagcagaaaactgaCTCTGAAAATCACAGTGTTTGGGGTCTGATGAAAATATAATTCAGTAAGTACCCTTGCCATCAGATAGGGACTTGTTTGATCCCTAATGAGGCCGGATACAAATGTTAGATTTTTAAGAAGGGCTAAAGCATTCCTACTTTTGGGGTATGAGTAGATAAAGAGATTACTACTTGGCTTTTTTGAACAGCTGCTGGCACCATTGCTTGAGACTTTCGAATAAGTCTTTGAGATCAAATAGTAGTTGAACTTTCTCTGACTCCTTGGAAGTAGTGTCTGTTGACTTGGGTGGCTCCAGTCGTGAAGATCACACAATGTCTTTATTATGATTGAAAATTCCTTTAGAGGCGATAAAAACAATTCCTACCATGTCTCTAAAAAGGCCCTTATGACCTGTAAGGGCATAACTTCATATGTAGCCTCTTAACAgaacgtgtgtgtgtgtgttaactaGGTAAATCTTCTGGAAACAAGCTGAATTTCTGTTGAAGAAACTCGTTTGTGCAGATAATCTTCTGACCTCTACCCAGTTTTCTTGCTAACCCCAAATACGTGCCCTGCTTTCTTCACCAGGATTACATTTATCCTGACGCTAAAGACAGGCAGTTCCTCCACTACTTCTATCGGAAATCcgaaaaacagcattttaacGTGGAACGATATAACAAGCTCAAAGAAGACCTAGCAGAGGTATTTAAATACAGTCCTTAAATAATGAGGTAGTCTCTGGGTTACGACTTTTTCAGTAAACTCTCAGTGAAGGGAAAATTGACCTCAAGGTTTGTTACGTACATTCAAAACAGCGTATTGCTTATCAGCCAGTTTGAGCTGTTTAAATAACCATACAATGTTTGCCATTGATTTATAAATGACTTCAGTAAGCCATCAGAAAGAGAAACCTTTAAAACAAGTCAGTCAGTTTATCAGGCCTACACATCCATTTTTTGCATACTTGAATATGTTGCCTTTTCAGCGATTTTAATAGAAGAACTGTATTGCTTTTGGAGACAGTGTGTTAGCTGCACTGCTGTGGTACCACAATCTTCTCCCTTCCTTGGAAGGAAACTGTCTTGCAGAGTTCAGCATTTGACAACTTAATCCTATGCCTCAGGTAAAAGGCTTAGGTTTCCATCCAGTCACCCATATTCTGTAACAGGTGGCGGTACGTAGGCCTGGGAGAAACAACGTAATCTTCACGAAAAAACGTCACAGGTCCCACTCCCCAATTCTTACTCCCCCGTTTCTATCTCCCCAGCCCTGTGTTGAATGTCTCgtaaaagaaaattgaaactACCCCTAATTTTAGTTTAAGACCTGTGGTTCAGTGTCATTTCATGAGCCATGTTTGGTATAAGGCTAGAGTTGATGCTTTTTCAGTAGCCTTTGAGTATGAATTTTGTAGTTGTAATTTCAGGAAAGTAACACTGTGGGGTGTGGGTGAGTGTGTGGATGGGTAGGGCACATGCTTCTCTCTGGAGACTGGCTGAATGGCCTGAGCAGGTCTGTAAATGGTCAGCGTCCTCCATTTGTTTAGTTTCGTTTCTTGTATAAGACCAATGCCttctgagaaaggaaagataCTGGATGtgtgaaagaggagagaaaggggggCTGCAGAAGGATGAACTCTCCCTCTTTCTCGCACTGGCAGGCAGAAGAATCCCTGAGGCGTCTGCGCCAACCTCTGCACCTGAGGCTTCCAATCCAGGAAATCAATGACAAGGACTGACTTTGGTTTTGTATATATTAGAATTGCCCTTTCAAAGCTGATACGAACATTTAGTTACTCTATAGAAACTGAGTATTTTTGACCACTATAGTTTTGAAAGTTGCAATAAATATctacagaaattatttggtCACtgatggtttgggtttttggttttttgtgtttttttttttttttaaatactataaAGAAGCTGCTGAAGCAAAGTTCTTCAAGGTATTTGTCAAATCTCATTAGTAAAATGGAGGCATTCTGCCCGCTGGTAAAATGACAGGGATGTTTTATAGAACAAGGGCTGTCTTTTTAGGACTATTTACTATAGAACAGCAGTAGCTCATAGAGTAAATTTCTGCATCGAgtattaagatttttttcccctgaaattactgttttcctttccctagCTCTGTGCTTTGACTCTGATATAACACCATTGGTGGAGGTTAGACTTGCACTACAAGTAAGCTTTTTTTGGTAACTATTGCTGGGAAAGTAAGATGTATCAAACTCATTTACTATAAAACCATTTATGTTTCACTGTTGCATTTTATTGAAAGAATTTATCAAAACATTCAACTTTATACATACATTCATGATTTATACAAAGCTTAAAAGTAGCCATAGTAAGAATTAACATCTGTGACTTGGAACATAATATATGGAAAGATTTAACTAAAGCAGAGCCAGTAAATCAATTATTTTATACCCAGGGAAGTGGATTAAGACACTTTGCTCAGCTTGAGTTCTCCATTGTCCCCCAGAGTTAAGCGTATGTACCaataatgtgaaaaataataaagaaatatttgcttCTAGTAAATATCATTAAAATTACTGATGCTGCAGTAGTGACAATCCTATGGCGAAACGTCCTGTGGTGACAAACACACTATCACTTGTATATACACCCTGACAGTGTACAACCGATTTCCTCTGGGGCCAAGGGGGGGAAGAGGCTGATCCAACACCAAGGCCTGAAGTATGCGATATGTTGCATTTTGCAGAGCTGCCTAAGAGATGTCCAGCAGTTGTAAGTGAGCCTGGAACCTTAAAACTATTTGCTTTAGCTTTAGAGATGTGTACAAGGTGAGCTTACCCAAAGTCATGCTAAGCAAGCTGTGCATGGTCTCATTTCACtactgcttgcttttctcctgaGGATGCAAAGCACCAGCAAGCTTTAATTGTGCCCCAAACGTAAATGATGTGCAAGCAAAAGGCGGCCTTTATCTATATTAATGCTACAATCGTACTCAAGGAATTAAGTTCCTTTTTAGTGTTgagagaaaattcaaaaaaaaagtctaaaaagctATAAGTCCACAAAAATTGGAAGGTGGATACTGCTGTCCACAGATTTAAAAAGATGCCCTACAAACATACTCCCTGTAAACTGTGCTCTTGGAGCAAGAAAAGCTAATCTAATGCaacatttgaaatgttttggaaaTAGTAAAATGTGCCATAGTTAGctagcaagcaagcaaaaaacgtttaagaaaaaaagtaatctagAGTACCAATTTCAATAAAATCTGAGTACCTTTTAATAGTTTTGCACCAGTCAACTTTTCCCAAATTCCCTGAGAAGAACAGAGCTGTAATACAAGCTTTAAAATGACTTTAAGATTTTGGAAACTATTATATATGCAAACTGTAACTTTGATCCCAGTGTTTTTGCAGACAATCTTGTAGAATATTAGTCTCCTGAACTAAGATGGCTGGTTTTCACTTCTGCAGTGAGTATTAGTTAATGGTTGTCGTTGTTAATAACAATCTACTTAAGATTTTGgatgaaaatacaattttttagTTAACATTGAGGCAAAACAGggaatctgtttttttcctatagcATCAATGTTTCTGCACACATCCACTTTGCGATGAGATACTTTCCTGTTAACGACAGTAAGAAGTTCTGTGAACTCCAAGGAAGAGCCGTGCTTCTGAAGTGCCTCACACAGATCTTGAATGTACCAGGAGCCATTTAAAGTTTCACGATGAGAAAAGTAACCTATTGTAgaacagaaacataaaatgaTATCCAAATGTAAGTAGTGATGCCACTGGAAAAAAGACTCATGGGAGTTACTGCTCGCTATAGCTGCATCCGTAAGGGATTACTACTGGGTGTAAATCTTACTTCGCCAGTTATGTAATTCCACTGGAAACTGTAGATGGGAAACGGCTTTGAGATCACTTGTAGTGCTCAGCCAAGAGGAGCGTGGTTCAGGGACTGGTAGCTTACAGGATTGTATCTGCACATTGCAAGAGTGCAGACAGGACTGAGGACAAGATACATGGAGGACTGGAGAGAACAGCCACGTAGTGCAAGGCAATTTGTAAGCCACCAGAATCCTACAATCCTAGAAAAGAGGGGAATGCTTGTTGTCAGCAGACAGCTCAGCAGCAAGATTATGGTGAGACTGTTCCTGCTTGGCAAATTAACTGCAACCTTGATGgcttattttcactttttccttaaCATGTGAGGCTCTTCCCCAGATGAGATGTCACTTACCAGACATGCAAAACAGATGACCTGGAACTGTACTCCTTATTTTGACTGCAAAATGAAGAAGTGTTCAAGCTTGTTACAGTGAAGTATCAGACACCAGGTGTAAAGTATTAGAACTTACCTTGCGCCACAGAGTAGCACATGATAAAGTCTGCACCAGCAGGCAGGGTATAGACACCAGCTGCATCCACTTCAGTCTCATTGACAATGGATTCATTGCTACTGTCTACTGAATCCTGAGCAATAACTGGATCATCATGTTTATCACCTCGACACGCCTGTTGGTGAGAAGTATTGTTATGCTTTCACCTCCGCCAAGCTCCCCTGTGTTAAGATGATACTTCTGACACTAATCAGAGGGGACTTCTGCTCAGTCAGGCGTTCCACATTACCATGCGTCTGGATTCATAAAGACCCATTTACTTCTCTATCAATTAAAGTATTGGTGACAAAGTCCAGTGAAAGCTCTGAGATGATCACAGAATTGCTAAGAtgattggaagggacctcttgagatcacctagtccaacccccctggCTCAAGCCGGGTTAGCTAGAGCAGGTTGTCCAGGACTATGTATCTTTTGAGTATCTTCATCatactccacaacctctctgggcagcctcttcccctgtttgaccactctctcagtaaaaaaaaaaagtgttttcctgtGTCGAGATagaatttcatgtgttttaatttgtgccagttgcctcttgtcctgtcactaggcaccactgaaaagagcctggctccctcttctttaTTCCCTCCCACCAGGTGTTTATAACATTGATAAGATTCCCCTGAGCCCTCTCCTCCAAGCTGAACAGTCCCAggtctctcagcctctcctcatatgagatgctccagtcccttaatcatctttgtggccctttgcaGGACTCAATCCATTAAGTCCgtatctttcttgtactggggaacccagaactggacacagtatttcagatgcagcctcaccagtgctgagtagagaggaagaatcacctccctcagaCCTGCTGGCAAAGCAGTGTTGAATAAATGCTCTGAAGCGCAGCCATCATTGTATGCTGTTACACTTATGCTCTTAGTTCAGTCTCAAATGTGTTAGTTgagggagggtttttttgtgagaaGCCAGTAAGTGAGCCCAGTATTGTCAGTGTTGCAGAAAGGCTATACATGGAGGATAAGACGCTAAGAACACACTCGAAAGATACAAAGTAGGTAAGAAGCATTACTTAAGAACTATCACTAAAGAGAGAAACatgaaaatctttcatttaCAGTGATGAAGTTCCATCCTTGCTGTTTCCTCTGATTTCCAAAGGTAAATGCTATGCCGACTGTACTGTAAAAGAACTCATTTGATGAACTGAACTaagttaatttgctttttgaTGCGTATATGTTATAAATGTTTCCAAGTATTACTTATAACttgaaatatgtaaatatttttccatctttggCACctggtggaaaaagaaaaaatcaaagctgaatGAGTCCAAACGAAAGATGAATTAACAATGTGCTCATTCTTGCAGCGCCCTTGTGCTTAAGGaagctttcatttgaaaaaaaaggtcattCTTAGAATTACTGTGTAAACTACTACAATTACAATTTGCTGAAAGCCACGTTCTCATTTGAGTTTGCTAATTGTGATCTGGATAAAGATGGGATAAAGCCCTGTGTAACCTGGTTTGAACCCATAACTGACTCTGCT from Gavia stellata isolate bGavSte3 chromosome 5, bGavSte3.hap2, whole genome shotgun sequence encodes the following:
- the CASP6 gene encoding caspase-6 isoform X2 yields the protein MSGSERRRPAGHVQLDSRPTLTTTDGNQNITEVDALDTSLTDLGFEVRLFDDLKAEDVLQKIYEASRDDHSNADCFVCVFLSHGENDHVYAYDGKIKIETITDMFRGDKCQSLVGKPKIFIIQACRGDKHDDPVIAQDSVDSSNESIVNETEVDAAGVYTLPAGADFIMCYSVAQGYFSHRETLNGSWYIQDLCEALQKHGSSLEFTELLTVVNRKVSHRKVDVCRNIDAIGKKQIPCFASMLTKKLYFHPKS